Proteins encoded together in one Chloroflexi bacterium ADurb.Bin180 window:
- the hddC_1 gene encoding D-glycero-alpha-D-manno-heptose 1-phosphate guanylyltransferase: MTRRGLSAGRLPSAVILAGGLGTRLRSILGDLPKALAPVAGKPFLTYQLDWLKRCGVRRVVLCTGYQHQLVQDCLGDGTDLGLSIHYSVEEQPLGTAGALRKAKDKITGTFLVLNGDTYLDVDLKALLSYHRETAALTTLALMQVDQADRYGTVVLDAGGRISGFCEKGQSGEGLVNAGLYVCEPSLLGCFPEGEPLSLEMDVFPSLARQGLLRGYVVEGYIRDIGTPESYAQFVRDVKQKRLAEE, encoded by the coding sequence ATGACCCGACGCGGACTGTCCGCTGGCAGGTTGCCGAGCGCGGTGATCCTGGCCGGTGGTCTGGGGACGCGGCTGCGCTCGATCCTGGGCGATCTGCCCAAGGCACTGGCACCGGTAGCAGGAAAACCGTTCCTGACCTACCAGCTCGACTGGCTCAAGCGTTGCGGCGTCCGGCGCGTAGTGTTGTGCACTGGCTATCAACATCAGCTTGTTCAGGACTGTCTGGGCGATGGAACTGACCTGGGGTTAAGCATCCATTACAGCGTCGAAGAGCAGCCTTTGGGTACGGCGGGCGCACTGCGGAAGGCGAAAGACAAGATCACAGGTACTTTTCTGGTCCTGAACGGCGATACCTACCTGGACGTTGACCTCAAGGCGCTGCTGTCCTATCACCGAGAGACCGCGGCGCTGACAACGCTGGCACTGATGCAGGTGGATCAGGCAGACCGCTACGGCACGGTGGTCCTGGATGCCGGCGGCAGGATCTCGGGCTTTTGCGAGAAGGGACAATCCGGAGAAGGGTTGGTCAATGCCGGGCTCTATGTCTGCGAACCTTCGCTGCTGGGCTGTTTTCCGGAAGGTGAACCCCTGTCGCTGGAGATGGACGTGTTCCCCTCACTGGCTCGCCAGGGTCTGCTACGCGGGTATGTGGTAGAGGGGTATATCCGTGATATTGGCACTCCGGAGAGCTATGCGCAGTTCGTGCGGGATGTGAAGCAGAAGCGGCTGGCAGAGGAGTAG
- the epsD_1 gene encoding putative glycosyltransferase EpsD, whose translation MTAVRVLELVASSRGGGAAHVRDLAAGLQQLGYDVWVGMAQDGGNVRPEDLEAKGVIFHRLDFATGFSVSALGRLRGLLADVQILHLHGARAALFGRLALLSLPSGSRPRSIYSIHGFAAPHYAFARRQLLLGVERLLAPATDWWVCVSNAERQALLSTGIADPLRVQVIWNGIDTSRFTPERTGQSDTKRDLGLPVDAYVATTICRLFRPRDFGTLLAAFRSVKSELDSAHLLIVGDGPLRSEVENQVRALQLKSSVHLLGMRRDIPRLLQASDVLVLSSRGWEGLPLTVLEAMASALPVIASDVGGTREALQDGETGYLYPPGDAATLASLLLRLASDPALAAAMGRSGLARVRQYFGVGRMVQETAALYERLV comes from the coding sequence GTGACGGCAGTCCGGGTGCTGGAACTGGTGGCGTCGTCACGCGGCGGAGGCGCCGCTCACGTCCGAGACCTCGCGGCTGGCCTGCAGCAATTGGGCTATGACGTTTGGGTGGGTATGGCTCAAGATGGCGGCAACGTGCGGCCGGAGGACCTGGAGGCGAAAGGAGTCATCTTTCATCGCCTCGATTTCGCTACGGGGTTCTCTGTGTCAGCGTTGGGCAGACTCAGAGGTCTGCTGGCTGATGTTCAGATCCTGCACCTGCATGGGGCCCGAGCGGCTCTCTTCGGACGCTTGGCACTGCTGTCATTGCCCAGTGGCAGCCGCCCGCGCAGCATCTACAGCATTCACGGGTTCGCGGCACCGCACTATGCCTTTGCGCGAAGGCAACTCCTGCTGGGCGTCGAGCGCTTGCTCGCCCCGGCCACGGACTGGTGGGTGTGCGTCTCTAACGCGGAGCGCCAGGCACTGCTCTCTACCGGAATTGCTGATCCTCTCCGGGTGCAGGTAATCTGGAATGGCATCGATACCTCGCGCTTCACACCCGAGCGCACGGGTCAATCTGATACCAAAAGGGACCTGGGTCTGCCTGTGGACGCTTATGTGGCGACGACGATCTGCCGGCTCTTTCGCCCGCGGGATTTCGGCACGCTGCTGGCAGCGTTTCGTAGTGTAAAAAGCGAGCTAGACTCGGCTCATCTGCTGATCGTGGGCGACGGTCCACTGCGCAGCGAAGTGGAGAATCAGGTAAGAGCCCTGCAACTCAAGTCTAGCGTTCATCTGCTCGGGATGAGAAGGGACATTCCCCGGCTGCTTCAGGCTTCGGACGTCCTGGTATTGTCCTCTCGGGGCTGGGAAGGGCTCCCGTTGACCGTGCTTGAGGCCATGGCCTCGGCCTTGCCCGTGATCGCCAGCGATGTTGGAGGCACGCGTGAAGCGCTGCAGGACGGTGAGACCGGCTACCTCTATCCCCCCGGCGATGCTGCGACGCTGGCCAGCCTGTTGCTGCGCCTGGCCAGTGATCCTGCTCTCGCCGCAGCAATGGGCCGCAGTGGTCTGGCCCGGGTGCGACAGTACTTTGGCGTAGGGCGAATGGTGCAGGAAACTGCCGCTCTGTACGAGCGACTGGTCTAG
- a CDS encoding putative S-adenosylmethionine-dependent methyltransferase — MSEPTENKSSIETTYQEHHASRQRYGFGYRLEDRGPRLAQWIGTDKTVLDLGCRDGTLTSYYTAGNRVTGVDIDREALAAARKNLGIETTWLDVASVPLPFASASFMVVVAAELLEHLPYPQRLVQDVLRILTPGGLFVGSVPNAFHWRKRLAFLGGRTTEDPTHLRLFSVAALRQLLAAFSSIQIVPVGGIGGGLLPVVPVQVSGALIRLWPQMLANDLLFCAVAPRGASRGSGE, encoded by the coding sequence GTGAGCGAACCGACAGAGAACAAAAGCAGTATCGAAACGACCTATCAGGAGCATCATGCCTCCAGGCAGAGATATGGTTTTGGTTACCGGCTGGAGGACAGGGGTCCTCGGCTGGCACAGTGGATAGGCACCGACAAGACGGTGCTAGACCTGGGCTGTCGCGATGGCACCCTCACCAGTTACTACACCGCTGGCAATAGAGTGACCGGCGTGGACATCGACCGTGAGGCGCTGGCCGCAGCCAGGAAGAACCTGGGCATAGAAACCACCTGGCTTGATGTGGCCTCCGTTCCTTTACCTTTTGCATCGGCATCCTTTATGGTTGTGGTTGCTGCCGAGCTGCTGGAGCATCTGCCGTACCCTCAAAGGCTGGTGCAGGACGTCCTGCGCATCCTTACGCCAGGGGGGTTGTTCGTAGGTTCTGTTCCCAACGCCTTCCACTGGCGGAAGAGGCTGGCGTTCCTGGGGGGCCGCACCACTGAGGATCCCACTCACCTGCGCCTGTTCTCGGTTGCTGCGTTGCGCCAGCTTCTGGCAGCGTTCTCCAGCATCCAAATCGTGCCCGTTGGTGGCATTGGTGGCGGGTTGCTGCCAGTAGTACCAGTGCAGGTTTCTGGCGCGCTGATTCGCCTCTGGCCACAGATGCTGGCCAATGACCTGCTCTTTTGCGCTGTTGCTCCCCGAGGGGCGAGCAGAGGTTCCGGTGAATAG